A genomic region of Pelodiscus sinensis isolate JC-2024 chromosome 19, ASM4963464v1, whole genome shotgun sequence contains the following coding sequences:
- the NR2C2AP gene encoding nuclear receptor 2C2-associated protein, with protein MPTGPLVCSETVSRVSSVLNRDAKQFGKKHLFDGSEETCWNSDQGSSQWVTLEFPQTVKVSQIQLQFQGGFASQLCTLEGCRKGNELVKIAEFYPEDIHALQSFRTEEATLDKLKITFENSTDFFGRVVVYRLGVLGEKL; from the exons ATGCCCACGGGACCCTTGGTCTGCAGTGAGACTGTGAGCCG AGTGAGCTCTGTGCTCAACCGGGACGCGAAGCAGTTTGGGAAGAAGCACCTGTTCGACGGGAGCGAGGAGACCTGCTGGAACTCGGACCAG ggctcctccCAGTGGGTGACGCTGGAATTCCCGCAGACGGTCAAGGTTTCCCAAATCCAGCTTCAGTTCCAGGGTGGCTTTGCGAGTCAGCTGTGTACGCTAGAAG GCTGCCGGAAAGGTAACGAACTTGTGAAGATAGCCGAGTTCTACCCTGAAGATATCCATGCCCTGCAG AGCTTCAGGACCGAAGAAGCGACGCTGGATAAGCTGAAAATCACCTTTGAGAACAGCACGGATTTCTTCGGGAGGGTCGTCGTGTATC